Proteins found in one Erythrobacter sp. 3-20A1M genomic segment:
- a CDS encoding fumarylacetoacetate hydrolase family protein — MPVNRIMELLPQDYRSGRFIGRADGPEGPVVIAIRDGRIFDITARAASVSGAIARRDFDGGEDIGPVEDGLPEGWTLLSPIDLQCIKASGVTFAVSAIERVIEERARGDAARASEIRSQLEERIGAGIRAVVPGSAEARELKAALLEEGMWSPYLEVAIGPDAEIFSKSPVLSSVGGGSEIGIRSDSHWNNPEPEVVIVCDAEGEIVGATLGNDVNLRDIEGRSSLLLSKAKDATASCAIGPFIRLFDDGYTLDDVRQAEVELTVDGPEGYHLEGRNVMAEISRDPTDLVEQCLTEHHYPDGFVLFCGTLFAPVQDRDTPGAGFTHKVGDVVTIRSERIGTLTNTVTIARDAPAWTMGIGEFMRSLAARGLADKI; from the coding sequence ATGCCGGTCAACCGGATCATGGAACTATTGCCGCAGGATTATCGTTCGGGCCGCTTCATCGGCCGGGCGGACGGGCCGGAGGGGCCGGTCGTCATCGCGATCCGCGACGGGCGGATTTTCGACATCACCGCTCGGGCGGCCAGCGTGTCGGGTGCGATCGCCCGCCGCGACTTCGACGGCGGAGAAGACATCGGCCCGGTGGAGGACGGCCTTCCCGAAGGGTGGACGCTGCTCTCGCCGATCGACCTGCAATGCATCAAGGCGAGCGGCGTGACCTTCGCGGTGTCCGCGATCGAACGCGTGATCGAGGAACGCGCCCGGGGCGACGCGGCGCGCGCGTCCGAAATCCGTTCGCAACTGGAAGAACGCATCGGCGCGGGCATCCGCGCAGTGGTCCCGGGTAGTGCGGAGGCGCGCGAGCTGAAGGCGGCGCTGCTCGAGGAAGGCATGTGGTCGCCCTATCTCGAAGTGGCGATCGGCCCGGATGCGGAAATCTTCTCCAAATCCCCCGTACTTTCCTCCGTCGGAGGAGGCTCGGAAATCGGTATCCGGTCGGACTCGCACTGGAACAATCCCGAACCCGAGGTCGTGATCGTGTGCGACGCCGAGGGCGAGATCGTCGGCGCGACGCTGGGCAACGACGTGAACCTGCGCGATATCGAAGGACGCTCCTCGCTCCTCCTGTCCAAGGCGAAGGACGCGACCGCCAGCTGCGCGATCGGCCCGTTCATCCGGCTGTTCGACGATGGCTACACGCTCGACGACGTGCGCCAGGCGGAGGTCGAACTGACCGTCGACGGGCCCGAGGGCTATCACCTCGAAGGGCGCAACGTCATGGCCGAGATCAGCCGCGATCCGACCGACCTGGTCGAACAGTGCCTGACCGAGCACCACTATCCCGACGGGTTCGTGCTGTTCTGCGGCACGCTATTCGCGCCGGTTCAGGATCGCGACACCCCCGGGGCGGGCTTCACGCACAAGGTGGGCGATGTCGTCACCATCCGGTCGGAGCGGATCGG